Proteins encoded by one window of Myxococcus fulvus:
- a CDS encoding phospholipase D-like domain-containing protein, with translation MSLHDAPPALPHVAPVLHWRAPTMRVDTSCDTANFILDGDKFFLELHRHICKAEKDGKGATIRLAYWKADPALKLPAVEGVAQRTLAQALSSAAKAGVKVQVILWNGWKSECFVPHHHFWREDWTAWLDKWKHLLTEWAFPAGSLEFKYHSYAGTTLHPFTSLHIKIALFKTSASEDLLLGGMNLGEDYKSSTTHDAANHWHDAAVHLKGDIHRVVGHYWSELWAGKTPPAAPITPDRSGGGKAVTFVTTDIQGKKAERDIRKELVGHIQMAREFVYMENQALTDPCIIDALVAAAARGVRIILMVPHPKETVLGDYSGYAYVMNFAFRAIAMAGMTSFTSKSAGKVKASDIKDCSLRYEGWVLSGRSLLLPPSPQVQKMGCLENDTYITDLEKRLHAGDDSLMQSWKHPNLPFRPASQFMNRGVHWKLKTAWMGTWEYLENITAIESESFSMYSPLLNGAKGKSPYVHSKVAIVDDKLAFIGSSNWTYRSMQFDAEVSAVIQDGAFVKAMREEIFEHWGMPKNVSQWRAAAEQNVGKTDGKVNIVPLTLADLAVSYTSLTAWGSWAAGNMI, from the coding sequence GTGTCGCTTCACGACGCGCCCCCGGCCCTCCCGCACGTGGCCCCCGTGTTGCACTGGCGCGCCCCCACGATGCGCGTCGACACCAGCTGCGATACCGCGAACTTCATCCTCGACGGTGACAAGTTCTTCCTCGAGCTGCACCGGCACATCTGCAAGGCGGAGAAGGACGGCAAGGGCGCCACCATCCGGCTGGCGTACTGGAAGGCGGACCCGGCGCTGAAGCTGCCCGCCGTGGAGGGCGTGGCGCAGCGGACGCTGGCGCAGGCGCTCTCCTCGGCCGCGAAGGCGGGCGTGAAGGTCCAGGTCATCCTGTGGAACGGCTGGAAGTCCGAGTGCTTCGTGCCGCATCACCACTTCTGGCGCGAGGACTGGACGGCGTGGCTGGACAAGTGGAAGCACCTGCTCACGGAGTGGGCGTTCCCCGCCGGGAGCCTGGAGTTCAAGTACCACTCGTACGCGGGCACCACGCTGCATCCCTTCACCAGCCTCCACATCAAGATTGCCCTGTTCAAGACGTCCGCCAGCGAGGACCTGCTCCTGGGCGGGATGAACCTGGGCGAGGACTACAAGTCCTCCACGACGCACGACGCGGCCAATCACTGGCACGACGCGGCCGTGCACCTGAAGGGAGACATCCACCGCGTCGTGGGGCACTACTGGTCGGAGCTGTGGGCGGGAAAGACGCCACCCGCCGCGCCCATCACTCCGGACCGGAGCGGCGGCGGCAAGGCCGTGACGTTCGTGACCACGGACATCCAGGGCAAGAAGGCCGAGCGGGACATCCGCAAGGAGCTGGTGGGCCACATCCAGATGGCGCGCGAGTTCGTCTACATGGAGAACCAGGCGCTGACGGACCCCTGCATCATCGACGCGCTGGTCGCCGCCGCCGCGCGCGGGGTGCGCATCATCCTGATGGTCCCGCACCCGAAGGAGACGGTGCTCGGGGACTACAGCGGGTATGCGTACGTGATGAACTTCGCCTTCCGTGCCATCGCGATGGCGGGGATGACCAGCTTCACCTCCAAGAGCGCCGGCAAGGTGAAGGCCAGCGACATCAAGGACTGCAGCCTGCGCTACGAGGGCTGGGTTCTCAGCGGCCGCTCGCTCCTGCTGCCGCCGTCGCCCCAGGTCCAGAAGATGGGCTGCCTGGAGAACGACACGTACATCACGGATTTGGAGAAGCGGCTGCATGCGGGCGACGACTCGCTGATGCAGTCGTGGAAGCACCCCAACCTGCCGTTCCGTCCGGCGTCACAGTTCATGAATCGGGGCGTCCACTGGAAGCTGAAGACGGCCTGGATGGGGACGTGGGAGTACCTGGAGAACATCACGGCCATCGAGTCGGAGTCCTTCAGCATGTACTCGCCGCTGCTCAACGGCGCGAAGGGGAAGTCGCCGTATGTCCACTCGAAGGTGGCCATCGTCGACGACAAGCTGGCCTTCATCGGGAGCAGCAACTGGACCTACCGCAGCATGCAGTTCGACGCCGAGGTGAGCGCCGTCATCCAGGACGGCGCGTTCGTGAAGGCGATGCGGGAGGAGATTTTCGAGCACTGGGGGATGCCCAAGAACGTCAGCCAGTGGCGCGCGGCGGCGGAGCAGAACGTGGGCAAGACGGACGGCAAGGTGAACATCGTCCCGCTCACGCTGGCGGACCTGGCGGTCAGCTACACCAGCCTCACCGCGTGGGGCTCGTGGGCGGCGGGGAACATGATTTGA
- a CDS encoding DNA/RNA non-specific endonuclease: MAKKPAAVAKKVAQPPRPRAEEARRPRAPAPVAAKRVANERPATVPAPAAALRETPLPAVKRAVGGVRPRRNEAVSSFEGSGRSPALPKRVGTAGQQPGVTPPLEGGVGTASLTRAKRPGTATPPLGQQVGSIAPSLAKQVSPLSALRGQQVGSTAPSLAQQVGPLSALRGQRVGSTAPSLAQQVGATSPLLGQRVGSTAPSLAQQVGAPSPLLGQRGGTALSRGVFGPGAVGAMPPKALTGIGPQSATATVGSPVAKGLGALFPATGRVNTLLRPGGLFGGKDLGPPGGNRVTVSTGTIGQASLGPASATVRTANPFSWLGDMGNAVTQGVGDLLGVAGNVASNTLGFVRDTVFRPFDAVRDRVVAPVENAVANEVRRLNSPGDTLSLSGSLDVKVGLKAGIDGEVEVERTSDGYQLSAEVTGDVGVGLVGSASVSGGGRVEMEFQTPEEVARAAVILGEGPAAITSGGEDQAFLVEHLSAMEVNVGAEAEAGLGARLGPANAELSASLGATTSYRVEFERGRPSNLVRSIEIEGSGGASIASGLRGNSGINIGGEVTGSASLETSIPIDGSQVNPQDMLAFVASPASAAFAGPAQTTFSVEGAVDAGPEGRFFTAEVSGLRGEQVQTLSRNLAEGRFDNAFEGVDVEARFTTGSFTDRETGVGARLGVLDFEVNARHRDVTAEGASGSGGTTVSLGGRSRNGSEGSDGSNGAGDARGPGTSEADPRATAPGAEGPQAPGASPDPDRRPGPVGAAPGATGAESRPGPVGAAPGAPGAEPRPGPVGAAPGAPGAEPRPGPSTTGAPAPRGGVAPRGPRTTAPGAESSARAPRNTAENRPVPPEYRVNPATGRLVPVPEARRPDPSAAPRPEFGTDDTGRPPVPVVRNPELAGRTTHVRYDEGRVRIEAGPDATAEDIQAHMETARVLQRYEGAMGQVRQLVDRVRQAITGMPGYGSQGFESRLEVRKLSGILQDLETTQAGLQQTLSQAAGASTPATAEQLRDLERQIASVESQLRTHAAQVDSLTAGRGYVAREDDLAAERLPPGVAPWVSDILPPHIRPGDVVVRDGGLPADLAPNTAYWDGQTLQVTNSQREVESVVNPQRLGGLPEGVPPWVARALPPNINPADVRSESSKVTNGSGLNGALNTPAPDTAYWVDGRYLYVTDSRGRVMSVEGDLALAPDPVRSPSAQRRGSGEYLYDENGQRTPVRVGSSQRKYTHDEGGHLLGAQFGGPPEFLNYVPQTRYQNGSVTQLPGDPRRRPESSSAPTESLRNWHELEMDLAEHLRAGDSVRVRITPQFLSDATNRPDSIRVEGLLTTPDGEVVRGDWRFGNTTRMDRFER; the protein is encoded by the coding sequence GTGGCGAAGAAGCCCGCCGCGGTGGCGAAGAAGGTCGCACAGCCCCCGCGTCCTCGGGCCGAGGAGGCGCGCAGGCCCAGGGCTCCCGCTCCGGTGGCGGCGAAGCGCGTGGCCAATGAGAGGCCGGCGACGGTGCCGGCTCCCGCCGCCGCGCTCCGTGAGACGCCTTTGCCCGCCGTGAAGAGGGCCGTCGGCGGTGTCAGGCCGCGGCGGAACGAAGCCGTCTCCTCGTTCGAGGGCTCCGGCCGGAGTCCGGCGCTGCCGAAGCGGGTGGGGACCGCGGGTCAGCAGCCTGGCGTGACACCGCCGCTCGAGGGTGGCGTGGGGACCGCCTCGCTGACGCGGGCGAAGCGCCCGGGGACCGCGACACCGCCGCTCGGTCAGCAGGTGGGCTCCATTGCGCCTTCGCTCGCGAAGCAAGTGAGTCCCTTGTCAGCGCTGCGTGGCCAGCAGGTGGGCTCCACGGCGCCTTCGCTCGCGCAGCAAGTGGGTCCCTTGTCAGCGCTGCGTGGCCAGCGGGTTGGCTCCACGGCGCCTTCGCTCGCGCAGCAGGTCGGTGCAACGTCACCGTTGCTCGGTCAGCGGGTTGGCTCCACGGCGCCTTCGCTCGCGCAGCAGGTGGGCGCCCCGTCGCCGCTGCTCGGCCAGCGGGGCGGGACCGCCCTGTCCAGGGGCGTGTTCGGCCCGGGCGCGGTGGGGGCAATGCCTCCCAAGGCGCTCACGGGTATCGGGCCCCAGTCGGCCACGGCCACGGTCGGGTCGCCGGTGGCGAAGGGATTGGGTGCTCTGTTCCCGGCGACGGGGAGGGTCAACACCTTGCTGCGACCCGGTGGGCTCTTCGGTGGGAAGGACCTGGGTCCACCAGGCGGAAACCGCGTCACCGTCTCCACGGGGACCATCGGCCAGGCGTCGCTGGGCCCGGCCTCCGCCACCGTGAGGACGGCGAACCCGTTCTCCTGGTTGGGTGACATGGGGAACGCCGTCACCCAGGGCGTGGGCGATTTGCTGGGTGTGGCGGGCAACGTCGCCTCGAATACGCTGGGCTTCGTCAGGGACACGGTCTTCCGCCCCTTCGACGCCGTCAGGGACAGGGTCGTCGCGCCGGTGGAGAACGCGGTGGCGAACGAGGTCCGGCGACTCAACAGCCCGGGTGACACGCTGTCGTTGAGCGGCAGCCTCGATGTGAAGGTGGGCCTGAAGGCCGGCATCGATGGCGAGGTGGAGGTGGAGCGCACCTCCGACGGCTACCAGCTCTCCGCGGAGGTCACGGGCGACGTGGGCGTGGGCTTGGTGGGCTCCGCGTCGGTGTCCGGTGGCGGCCGCGTGGAGATGGAGTTCCAGACGCCGGAGGAGGTGGCTCGCGCGGCCGTCATCCTGGGCGAGGGCCCCGCGGCCATCACCTCCGGTGGCGAGGACCAGGCCTTCCTCGTCGAGCACCTGTCCGCCATGGAGGTGAACGTCGGCGCCGAGGCGGAGGCGGGCCTGGGCGCGAGGCTCGGTCCGGCCAACGCGGAGCTGTCCGCCAGCCTGGGCGCGACGACGAGCTACCGCGTGGAGTTCGAGCGGGGCCGGCCCTCGAACCTGGTGCGCTCGATTGAAATCGAAGGCTCTGGTGGGGCCAGCATCGCCAGCGGCCTGCGTGGCAACTCGGGCATCAACATCGGTGGAGAGGTCACCGGCTCCGCGAGCCTGGAGACCTCGATTCCCATCGATGGGAGCCAGGTGAACCCCCAGGACATGCTCGCGTTCGTGGCCAGCCCCGCGAGCGCGGCGTTCGCCGGGCCCGCGCAGACGACCTTCTCCGTGGAAGGCGCGGTGGATGCCGGTCCCGAGGGCCGGTTCTTCACCGCCGAGGTCAGCGGTCTGCGCGGCGAGCAGGTGCAGACGCTCTCCCGCAACCTCGCCGAGGGACGCTTCGACAACGCGTTCGAGGGCGTGGACGTGGAGGCGCGGTTCACCACGGGCTCGTTCACGGACCGCGAGACGGGCGTGGGCGCGCGGCTCGGCGTGTTGGACTTCGAGGTCAACGCGCGGCATCGCGACGTCACGGCCGAAGGGGCCAGCGGCAGCGGCGGCACGACGGTGAGCCTCGGTGGGCGTTCGCGCAATGGCTCGGAGGGCTCGGATGGGAGCAACGGCGCGGGCGATGCGCGGGGGCCGGGCACTTCCGAGGCGGACCCCCGCGCGACCGCGCCGGGTGCCGAGGGGCCACAGGCGCCAGGGGCGAGCCCTGACCCCGACCGTCGACCGGGACCTGTCGGAGCGGCTCCAGGCGCGACGGGTGCGGAGTCTCGACCGGGACCTGTCGGAGCGGCTCCGGGGGCGCCGGGTGCGGAGCCTCGACCGGGGCCTGTCGGAGCGGCTCCGGGGGCGCCGGGTGCGGAGCCTCGACCGGGACCTTCGACCACGGGCGCTCCTGCGCCTCGAGGTGGCGTGGCACCTCGGGGACCGCGGACCACGGCGCCGGGAGCGGAGTCGTCCGCGCGTGCTCCTCGGAACACGGCTGAGAACCGGCCCGTGCCTCCCGAGTATCGGGTGAACCCCGCGACGGGGCGGTTGGTGCCGGTGCCGGAGGCGAGGCGTCCGGACCCGTCAGCGGCGCCTCGGCCGGAGTTCGGGACCGACGACACCGGTCGTCCGCCCGTGCCCGTGGTGCGCAACCCCGAGCTCGCGGGCCGCACGACGCACGTGCGCTACGACGAAGGCCGGGTGCGCATCGAGGCCGGACCGGATGCGACGGCCGAGGACATCCAGGCGCACATGGAGACGGCGCGCGTGCTCCAGCGCTACGAGGGCGCCATGGGCCAGGTGCGGCAGCTCGTCGACCGGGTGCGCCAGGCCATCACCGGCATGCCGGGCTACGGCAGCCAGGGCTTCGAGTCGCGGCTCGAGGTGCGCAAGCTCTCCGGCATCCTCCAGGACCTGGAGACCACGCAGGCCGGGCTCCAGCAGACGCTCAGCCAGGCGGCGGGCGCGTCGACGCCCGCGACGGCCGAGCAGCTCCGGGACCTGGAGCGGCAGATCGCCAGCGTGGAGAGCCAGCTGCGCACCCACGCGGCGCAGGTGGACTCGCTGACGGCGGGGCGTGGCTACGTGGCGCGCGAGGATGACCTCGCGGCTGAGCGGCTGCCCCCGGGCGTGGCGCCGTGGGTGTCGGACATCCTGCCGCCGCACATCCGCCCGGGAGACGTCGTGGTCCGCGACGGTGGGTTGCCCGCGGACCTTGCGCCGAACACCGCGTACTGGGATGGGCAGACGCTCCAGGTCACCAACAGCCAGCGCGAGGTCGAGTCCGTCGTGAATCCCCAGCGCCTCGGCGGTCTGCCGGAGGGGGTTCCGCCGTGGGTGGCGCGCGCGCTTCCGCCGAACATCAACCCAGCGGACGTCCGCAGCGAGAGCAGCAAGGTCACCAATGGGAGCGGGCTCAATGGCGCGCTCAACACGCCCGCGCCCGACACCGCGTACTGGGTGGATGGTCGGTACCTGTATGTGACGGACAGCCGCGGACGGGTGATGTCCGTGGAGGGGGACCTGGCGCTCGCGCCCGACCCGGTCCGGAGCCCGTCGGCCCAGCGCCGGGGGAGCGGCGAGTATCTCTACGACGAGAACGGACAGCGGACCCCTGTCCGGGTCGGGAGCAGTCAGCGCAAGTACACCCACGACGAGGGAGGACACCTGTTGGGGGCGCAGTTCGGCGGCCCTCCGGAGTTCCTCAACTACGTGCCGCAGACCCGCTATCAGAACGGGTCGGTGACGCAGCTCCCGGGAGACCCGCGTCGCCGCCCGGAGTCCTCCAGCGCCCCGACGGAGTCCCTGCGCAACTGGCATGAGCTCGAGATGGACCTGGCGGAGCACCTGCGGGCCGGAGACTCGGTGCGGGTCCGCATCACGCCCCAGTTCCTCAGCGACGCGACGAATCGACCGGATTCGATTCGGGTCGAGGGGCTGCTGACCACTCCGGACGGCGAAGTGGTGCGGGGCGACTGGCGCTTTGGCAACACCACCCGCATGGACCGGTTCGAACGGTAG
- a CDS encoding DNA/RNA non-specific endonuclease, whose product MGLSPTGGAGSSNAAAAAEAQRRAAEAARRAAEEARRAAEAARKAAEAARKAAEEARKAAEAARKQQAEAKKTAEAAKKAAEKPGQKPEDAKKTQADAAAAEKAKKAADEKAAAATKKLQAAEEQVALSAKKAEEAMGKANTEAVKEKKPEPYSQKDIESVKPKKNELVSAFDGTARKAELEKLLGTTAPPPENSVKPVEGEKPPEALDALDAKDLQDATKLKDGEKYKDPSSGATYDVKKNALTGDTTLSDAKSGNTVTVKKDRSSTSTVTAKDGATGETTWTKTSDAQGKTTGLESKKSQTQQHPETGETTTSSTTKYDVSKSPPKIQSRTEEVRMEKPPASLANRPGTPKGPATQTTQTDYNEWGVPTKQVKKTEIKTPGFNADAVNGFEAAQSKALDDASKGEDHHKTNNSPTSLKPGESSLTVTEETKYNAKGEPAVSTQKTESVETQPLKTDKNGNGVQVVRNQQEVSRGPKDAVLTDTLPAVSQKTPGNVTSKTTVTGYDPDGSRFDEGHANRTQTVSQSSGTVDANGQLQMKHQPTEVKSLQEASDNRWKYDHVGFDVDSNGKVVPGKEPKELDKERQLPWHQDVKDFVTEGLGDLAGMAGDFASDALGFAKEMVLKPIDMAIDQVTAPIEDAVADEIKKLNSPGDTITLSGSLDVKVGLKAGIEGEVEVEKTSDGKYQLSAEVTGDVGVGLVGSASVSAGGRVEMTFDTPEEAAKAAVILGKGPAALASGGEDHKFMLDHLSAMEVNVGVEAEAGLGGKFGAANAELSASIGATTSYRVEFEQGKPTHLVRSIEIEGSGAASIAGGLKGDAGISLGGEVSGSVSMETSIPLDASKVDAKDMLAFMASPASAAFAGPAETTISVEGSVDAGAEGKFFTAEVSGLSGEEVQAITKNLVDGKFENAFDGVEVEAKFTTGSYKDRELAVGAKLGLVDFEVSGRHRDMTAEGGGGEGGPTVNLGGGRRRPGSDGANGSNGSDGSNGPDGSGDTQDAGSPGSTPTTDTGTPTTGTDARPGTTTPPSTTGPQNRPGTPTTERPPRTDPTAGPEQAGRPPQNRVENRPTEFRVNPATGQLIPAPRANAPEATRPTRPEVGTDDTGRSPVPVVRNPELNGRTTHVRYDNGQVRIEAGPDATREDIQAHMETARVLQRYEGAAGKVRQLIDKVKQAITGMPGYGSQGFESRLEVQKLSGILANLEATQAKLNETLTNAAGGPTPATAEQLKDLERQIASVENQLRTHASQVDSLTNGRGYVAREDDVTPVVPERAQRLPQGVPPWVADVLPPNILPENVSVQGSKVTTGVKNKALNDPKPNTAYWVDGRFLYVTDARGRVALVEGELYLPSNGGVRIKKEQGRANKTAIVDGQGNSTELGKYAEDEGGHIIGKQFGGPPEKINYVPQPSRQNGSVDKNKHKPLRMPGPEGHPEDVGWSRNWYEFEKNLRLYVGTPGTTVRFRVEPRYGTDSTSRPNDLRVEATVIEPNGERSQGKWVFDN is encoded by the coding sequence ATGGGTCTGTCACCTACGGGTGGAGCAGGGTCTTCGAACGCGGCCGCGGCGGCCGAGGCGCAACGCAGAGCGGCGGAGGCGGCACGCAGAGCGGCGGAAGAAGCCCGTAGGGCGGCAGAGGCGGCGCGCAAGGCGGCGGAGGCGGCGCGCAAGGCGGCGGAAGAGGCGCGCAAGGCGGCGGAGGCGGCGCGCAAGCAGCAGGCGGAGGCGAAGAAGACGGCGGAGGCGGCGAAGAAGGCGGCGGAGAAGCCGGGCCAGAAGCCGGAGGACGCGAAGAAGACGCAGGCGGACGCGGCTGCTGCGGAGAAGGCGAAGAAGGCGGCGGACGAGAAGGCGGCCGCGGCGACGAAGAAGCTGCAGGCGGCGGAGGAGCAGGTGGCCTTGTCGGCGAAGAAGGCCGAGGAGGCGATGGGGAAGGCGAACACGGAGGCGGTGAAGGAGAAGAAGCCGGAGCCGTACAGCCAGAAGGACATCGAGAGCGTCAAGCCGAAGAAGAACGAGCTGGTGTCAGCGTTCGACGGGACGGCGCGCAAGGCGGAGCTGGAGAAGCTGCTGGGGACGACGGCGCCACCGCCGGAGAACTCGGTGAAGCCGGTGGAGGGGGAGAAGCCGCCGGAGGCGTTGGACGCGCTGGACGCGAAGGATTTGCAGGACGCGACGAAGCTGAAGGACGGGGAGAAGTACAAGGACCCGTCGTCAGGCGCGACGTACGACGTGAAGAAGAACGCGCTGACGGGCGACACGACGCTGTCGGACGCGAAGAGCGGGAACACCGTCACGGTGAAGAAGGACCGCAGCTCCACGTCCACGGTGACGGCGAAGGACGGAGCCACCGGCGAGACGACGTGGACGAAGACGTCGGATGCGCAGGGGAAGACGACGGGTCTGGAGTCGAAGAAGAGCCAGACGCAGCAACACCCGGAGACGGGTGAGACGACGACGTCGTCGACGACGAAGTACGACGTGTCGAAGTCGCCGCCGAAGATTCAGAGCCGCACGGAAGAAGTGCGGATGGAGAAGCCGCCGGCGTCGCTGGCGAATCGCCCCGGGACGCCGAAGGGCCCGGCGACGCAGACGACACAGACGGACTACAACGAGTGGGGCGTCCCCACCAAGCAGGTGAAGAAGACGGAGATCAAGACTCCGGGCTTCAACGCGGACGCGGTGAACGGCTTCGAGGCGGCGCAGAGCAAGGCCCTCGATGATGCTTCCAAGGGCGAGGACCATCACAAGACGAACAACTCGCCGACGTCGCTGAAGCCGGGGGAGTCGAGCCTCACGGTGACGGAGGAGACGAAGTACAACGCCAAGGGTGAGCCGGCGGTCTCCACGCAGAAGACGGAGTCGGTCGAGACGCAGCCGTTGAAGACGGACAAGAACGGCAACGGCGTGCAGGTGGTGCGCAACCAGCAAGAGGTTTCGCGGGGCCCGAAGGACGCGGTGCTGACGGACACGCTGCCGGCCGTGTCGCAGAAGACGCCGGGCAACGTCACGAGCAAGACCACCGTGACGGGGTATGACCCGGACGGCTCGCGCTTCGACGAGGGCCACGCCAATCGCACGCAGACTGTCTCGCAGTCGTCGGGCACGGTGGATGCGAACGGCCAGTTGCAGATGAAGCACCAGCCGACGGAGGTGAAGAGCCTCCAGGAGGCGAGTGACAACCGCTGGAAGTACGACCACGTCGGCTTCGACGTCGACTCCAACGGCAAGGTGGTCCCTGGCAAGGAACCCAAGGAGCTCGATAAGGAGCGTCAGCTCCCCTGGCATCAGGATGTGAAGGACTTCGTCACCGAGGGACTCGGGGACCTGGCCGGGATGGCCGGGGACTTCGCCTCGGACGCGTTGGGCTTCGCCAAGGAGATGGTCCTCAAGCCCATCGACATGGCCATCGACCAGGTCACCGCGCCCATCGAGGACGCGGTGGCGGATGAAATCAAGAAGCTCAACAGCCCGGGCGATACGATTACGTTGAGCGGCAGCCTCGACGTGAAGGTCGGCCTCAAGGCTGGCATCGAGGGCGAGGTCGAGGTCGAGAAGACGTCGGACGGGAAGTACCAGCTCTCGGCGGAGGTGACGGGAGACGTGGGCGTGGGCCTGGTGGGCTCGGCGTCCGTGTCGGCCGGTGGCCGCGTGGAGATGACGTTCGACACGCCGGAGGAGGCGGCGAAAGCAGCCGTCATCCTGGGCAAGGGCCCCGCGGCGCTGGCGTCGGGCGGTGAAGACCACAAGTTCATGCTCGACCACCTGTCGGCGATGGAGGTGAACGTCGGCGTGGAGGCGGAGGCGGGACTCGGCGGCAAGTTCGGTGCGGCCAACGCGGAGCTGTCGGCGAGCATCGGCGCGACGACGAGCTACCGGGTGGAGTTCGAACAGGGCAAGCCGACGCATCTGGTGCGCTCGATTGAAATCGAGGGCTCCGGCGCGGCGAGCATCGCGGGCGGCCTCAAGGGCGACGCGGGCATCAGCCTGGGTGGCGAGGTCTCCGGCTCGGTGAGCATGGAGACGTCGATTCCGCTGGATGCGAGCAAGGTGGACGCGAAGGACATGCTGGCGTTCATGGCGAGCCCCGCGAGCGCGGCGTTCGCGGGCCCGGCGGAGACGACCATCTCCGTCGAGGGCTCGGTGGACGCGGGAGCGGAGGGCAAGTTCTTCACCGCCGAGGTCAGCGGCCTGAGCGGCGAGGAGGTGCAGGCCATCACCAAGAACCTCGTCGACGGGAAGTTCGAGAACGCCTTCGACGGCGTCGAGGTGGAGGCCAAGTTCACCACCGGCTCGTACAAGGACCGCGAGCTGGCGGTGGGCGCGAAGCTGGGCCTGGTGGACTTCGAGGTGAGCGGCCGCCACCGTGACATGACGGCCGAGGGCGGTGGTGGCGAGGGTGGCCCCACGGTGAACCTGGGCGGTGGTCGTCGGCGCCCCGGCAGCGATGGCGCCAACGGAAGCAACGGCTCCGACGGGAGCAACGGGCCTGACGGCTCGGGTGACACGCAGGACGCGGGCAGCCCGGGCTCCACCCCGACGACGGACACGGGTACGCCGACGACGGGGACCGACGCTCGCCCGGGCACGACGACGCCCCCTTCGACGACGGGACCCCAGAATCGACCCGGCACTCCGACGACGGAGCGCCCCCCGAGAACAGACCCGACGGCGGGGCCGGAGCAGGCGGGCCGTCCTCCGCAGAACCGCGTGGAGAACCGCCCCACCGAGTTCCGGGTGAACCCCGCGACGGGGCAGCTCATCCCCGCGCCCCGCGCGAACGCTCCCGAGGCCACGCGGCCCACTCGGCCCGAGGTGGGCACCGACGACACCGGCCGTTCTCCCGTCCCCGTGGTGCGCAACCCCGAGCTCAACGGTCGCACGACGCACGTGCGCTACGACAACGGGCAGGTGCGCATCGAGGCGGGACCCGACGCGACGCGCGAGGACATCCAGGCGCACATGGAGACGGCGCGCGTGCTCCAGCGCTACGAGGGCGCCGCGGGCAAGGTGCGTCAGCTCATCGACAAGGTGAAGCAGGCCATCACCGGCATGCCGGGCTACGGCAGCCAGGGCTTCGAGTCACGGCTGGAGGTGCAGAAGCTCTCCGGCATCCTCGCGAACCTGGAGGCCACGCAGGCGAAGCTGAATGAGACGCTCACGAACGCAGCGGGTGGGCCCACGCCCGCGACGGCGGAGCAGCTCAAGGACCTGGAGCGGCAGATTGCCAGCGTGGAGAACCAGCTGCGCACGCACGCGTCGCAGGTGGACTCACTGACGAACGGCCGCGGCTACGTGGCGCGTGAGGATGACGTCACGCCCGTGGTTCCGGAAAGAGCCCAGCGGCTGCCCCAGGGAGTACCGCCCTGGGTCGCGGATGTCTTGCCGCCGAATATCCTTCCTGAGAATGTGAGCGTTCAGGGCAGCAAGGTGACGACAGGCGTCAAGAACAAGGCGCTGAACGACCCGAAGCCCAATACGGCTTACTGGGTCGATGGTCGCTTCTTGTATGTGACGGACGCTCGTGGACGGGTTGCCCTGGTGGAAGGTGAGCTCTATTTGCCATCGAATGGCGGCGTGCGTATCAAGAAGGAACAGGGTAGGGCGAACAAGACAGCCATTGTGGATGGACAGGGTAACAGCACGGAGCTTGGGAAATACGCAGAGGACGAGGGGGGGCACATCATTGGCAAGCAGTTCGGAGGCCCCCCTGAGAAGATCAACTACGTCCCACAGCCAAGTCGTCAGAATGGCTCGGTAGACAAAAATAAGCACAAGCCTTTGAGGATGCCTGGTCCCGAAGGCCACCCCGAGGATGTGGGGTGGTCTCGCAATTGGTATGAGTTCGAGAAAAATCTAAGGCTGTACGTGGGCACGCCGGGGACGACAGTCCGCTTCCGCGTCGAGCCTCGTTACGGGACAGATTCGACGAGTCGGCCCAATGATCTTCGTGTCGAGGCGACAGTCATCGAACCGAATGGCGAGCGTTCGCAGGGTAAATGGGTCTTCGACAACTGA